One Actinomyces marmotae DNA window includes the following coding sequences:
- a CDS encoding bifunctional N-acetylglucosamine-1-phosphate uridyltransferase/glucosamine-1-phosphate acetyltransferase: protein MAPTTPAAVIVMAAGKGTRMRSATPKVLHRIGGRSLLDHAVTAARGLDPERLVVVVRHERDAVVAHLARVAPDAIPADQDEIPGTGRAVACGLAALPEDADGAVVVTSGDVPLLDTATLSALVAQHHERGDAVTLLTAVVDDPHGYGRVVREPDGTVSAIVEQRDATEAQRAITEINAGVYVFDLAHLRAALATLGTDNDQGEVYLTDVVAHAHAAGRPTSALVVADHWLVEGCNDRAQLAALGAELNRRILARAMESGVGVVDPSSTWVDVTVELGPDSFLEPGVLLRGATRIGPGARIGAYAILTDVDIPAGAVVAPFAQYDAETPVPAQGSGTTGA from the coding sequence GTGGCTCCCACCACTCCCGCCGCCGTCATCGTCATGGCCGCAGGCAAGGGCACGCGCATGCGCTCCGCCACCCCCAAGGTCCTGCACCGCATCGGCGGACGCAGCCTCCTCGACCACGCGGTCACCGCCGCCCGGGGCCTGGATCCCGAGCGGCTCGTGGTCGTGGTGCGCCACGAGCGCGATGCTGTCGTCGCCCACCTGGCGCGGGTCGCCCCCGATGCCATCCCCGCCGATCAGGATGAGATCCCCGGCACCGGCCGCGCCGTGGCCTGCGGCCTGGCCGCCCTGCCCGAGGACGCCGATGGCGCGGTCGTCGTCACGAGCGGGGACGTGCCCCTGCTCGACACCGCCACGCTGTCCGCCCTCGTGGCCCAGCACCACGAGCGGGGCGACGCCGTGACCCTTCTCACCGCCGTCGTCGACGACCCGCACGGCTACGGCCGTGTCGTGCGCGAGCCGGACGGTACGGTCTCGGCGATCGTCGAGCAGCGCGACGCCACCGAGGCTCAGCGCGCCATCACTGAGATCAACGCGGGCGTCTACGTCTTCGACCTGGCGCACCTGCGCGCGGCCCTGGCCACCCTGGGCACGGACAACGACCAGGGCGAGGTCTACCTCACCGATGTCGTCGCCCATGCCCACGCCGCGGGCCGGCCCACCTCTGCGCTCGTGGTGGCCGACCACTGGCTCGTCGAGGGCTGCAACGACCGCGCCCAGCTCGCCGCCCTCGGCGCCGAACTCAACCGCCGCATCCTTGCCCGCGCGATGGAATCCGGCGTCGGCGTCGTCGATCCCTCCTCCACCTGGGTCGATGTCACCGTCGAGCTCGGCCCGGACTCGTTCCTGGAGCCGGGAGTACTCCTGAGGGGCGCCACCCGCATCGGCCCCGGCGCCCGCATCGGCGCCTACGCCATTCTCACCGACGTCGATATCCCGGCGGGCGCCGTCGTGGCGCCCTTCGCTCAGTACGACGCCGAGACGCCGGTTCCCGCCCAGGGCTCCGGCACCACAGGCGCGTGA
- a CDS encoding ribose-phosphate diphosphokinase: MTGIITSGEKRLVIVSGRAHPQLAHDVAGELGTEVLSSTAYDFANGETYVRFNESVRGCDVFVVQSHGDRVNDWLMEQLIMVDALKRASAKRITVVAPFFPYARQDKKHLGREPISARLVADMYAAAGADRIMSVDLHTAQEQGFFNGPWDHLWAQPVLVDYIKGRLDVTNAAVVSPDAGRIRVAERWANALGGSPLAFVHKTRDISRPNEAVANRVVGDVEGRSCVLVDDMIDTGGTIAKAVKVVLDAGARDVIVAATHGVLSGPAIERLATCGAREVVVTDTLPIPPEKRFEQLTVLPIAPLLARAIKAVFDDGSVAQLFDAAGV, from the coding sequence ATGACGGGCATCATCACCAGCGGTGAGAAGCGACTGGTCATCGTCTCCGGCCGGGCCCACCCGCAACTGGCCCACGACGTGGCGGGCGAGTTGGGCACCGAGGTCCTGTCCTCGACCGCCTACGACTTCGCCAACGGGGAGACCTACGTCCGCTTCAACGAGTCGGTGCGCGGCTGCGACGTCTTCGTCGTGCAGTCCCACGGGGACCGCGTCAACGACTGGCTCATGGAGCAGCTCATCATGGTGGACGCCCTCAAGCGCGCCTCGGCCAAGCGCATCACGGTGGTGGCCCCCTTCTTCCCCTACGCGCGCCAGGACAAGAAGCACCTGGGCCGTGAGCCCATCAGCGCCCGCCTCGTGGCGGATATGTACGCCGCGGCGGGGGCTGACCGCATCATGAGTGTTGACCTCCACACCGCCCAGGAGCAGGGCTTCTTCAACGGCCCCTGGGACCACCTGTGGGCCCAGCCCGTGCTCGTGGACTACATCAAGGGCCGGCTCGACGTGACCAACGCCGCCGTGGTCTCCCCGGACGCCGGTCGCATCCGCGTCGCCGAGCGATGGGCCAACGCCCTGGGGGGCTCGCCGCTGGCCTTCGTCCACAAGACCCGGGACATCAGCCGCCCCAACGAGGCCGTGGCCAACCGCGTCGTCGGTGACGTCGAGGGGCGCTCCTGCGTGCTGGTCGATGACATGATCGACACCGGCGGCACCATCGCCAAGGCCGTCAAGGTGGTCCTCGACGCCGGCGCGAGGGACGTCATTGTCGCCGCCACTCACGGGGTGCTCTCCGGCCCCGCTATCGAGCGTCTGGCCACTTGCGGCGCCCGCGAGGTGGTCGTCACCGACACCCTGCCGATCCCCCCGGAGAAGCGGTTCGAGCAGCTTACCGTCCTGCCCATCGCCCCGCTCCTGGCCCGCGCCATCAAGGCGGTCTTCGACGACGGCTCCGTCGCCCAGCTCTTCGACGCCGCCGGCGTGTGA